In the Dioscorea cayenensis subsp. rotundata cultivar TDr96_F1 chromosome 12, TDr96_F1_v2_PseudoChromosome.rev07_lg8_w22 25.fasta, whole genome shotgun sequence genome, one interval contains:
- the LOC120274105 gene encoding RNA pseudouridine synthase 5 isoform X1: MAMPTSSTPQPPYSFGAPWPELNEGLSYADAVPSIHPAPTLIGFYSTEYKSSAPLEGWLRRIRNGQITIDGQVVTDPETVLRAGSKVVYHRLPWKEPPAPYLLEVLYEDDHMVAINKPSGLQVLPGGIFQQRTVLQQLRWNTWKGIPVSRRCGEAHPVPVHRLGRGTSGILLCAKTKQAKTGLAKLFAVGTSAIEEKRKYSQKLDKDWRISKFYRALVTGLLEDDEVIIKQPIGVMQYPGVAKGLYVATSSGKPALSKVSVVERDVQEKRTLVQVEIHSGRPHQIRIHLAFIGHPLFGDPLYDIGGHPKSVESELVDGSFAEDGGYNKPTNPVPGDCGYFLHAHRVILFHPSTDEVVEITAPLPSVLQTNSKELNRKEIPKEGLQCVAGSSS, encoded by the exons ATGGCGATGCCCACCTCGTCGACGCCCCAACCACCGTACTCCTTCGGGGCACCATGGCCGGAGCTCAACGAAGGCTTGTCCTATGCTGACGCCGTTCCTTCAATCCATCCTG CTCCAACGCTGATCGGATTCTATTCCACGGAGTACAAGAGCTCGGCACCGCTGGAAGG TTGGCTTCGAAGAATCCGGAATGGCCAG ATTACCATTGACGGCCAAGTTGTTACGGATCCTGAGACTGTTCTTAG AGCGGGTTCAAAAGTAGTTTATCATCGGCTTCCTTGGAAAGAACCTCCTGCCCCTTATCTGCTTGAAGTTCTTTATGAAGATGATCACATG GTTGCTATAAATAAACCTTCTGGTCTGCAAGTTCTGCCTGGAGGAATTTTTCAGCAGAGAACTGTCCTACAGCAGCTAAGGTGGAATACATGGAAAGGAATTCCTGTTTCACGTCGTTGTGGAGAAGCGCATCCTGTACCTGTTCATCGCCTGGGACGAGGCACATCag GAATATTACTGTGTGCTAAGACAAAGCAGGCAAAAACTGGCCTTGCAAAATTGTTTGCTGTCGGTACATCTGCCATCGAGGAGAAAAG aaaatatagcCAGAAGCTTGATAAGGATTGGAGGATTTCAAAGTTCTATAGAGCACTTGTGACAGGGCTACTTGAAGATGATGAG GTTATAATCAAACAGCCCATTGGAGTTATGCAGTATCCTGGTGTTGCAAAAGGGCTTTATGTTGCGACTTCTTCAG GGAAGCCTGCTTTGAGCAAAGTGTCTGTTGTTGAAAGAGATGTGCAGGAAAAACGGACATTGGTTCAG GTAGAGATCCATTCGGGGCGGCCACATCAAATTCGCATTCACCTTGCTTTTATTGGGCATCCACTTTTTG GCGATCCTCTTTATGACATTGGTGGACATCCAAAATCGGTCGAGTCAGAATTGGTAGATGGTAGCTTTGCAGAAGATGG AGGGTATAATAAACCAACAAACCCTGTACCAGGAGATTGTGGCTATTTTTTGCATGCACATCGGGTTATTCTATTTCACCCATCCACGGATGAG GTTGTTGAAATAACTGCTCCACTCCCATCAGTTCTTCAAACTAATAGCAAAGAATTGAATAGAAAGGAGATACCAAAAGAGGGCCTACAGTGTGTTGCAGGCAGTAGTTCCTAA
- the LOC120274105 gene encoding RNA pseudouridine synthase 5 isoform X2, whose translation MAMPTSSTPQPPYSFGAPWPELNEGLSYADAVPSIHPAPTLIGFYSTEYKSSAPLEGWLRRIRNGQITIDGQVVTDPETVLRAGSKVVYHRLPWKEPPAPYLLEVLYEDDHMVAINKPSGLQVLPGGIFQQRTVLQQLRWNTWKGIPVSRRCGEAHPVPVHRLGRGTSGILLCAKTKQAKTGLAKLFAVGTSAIEEKSQKLDKDWRISKFYRALVTGLLEDDEVIIKQPIGVMQYPGVAKGLYVATSSGKPALSKVSVVERDVQEKRTLVQVEIHSGRPHQIRIHLAFIGHPLFGDPLYDIGGHPKSVESELVDGSFAEDGGYNKPTNPVPGDCGYFLHAHRVILFHPSTDEVVEITAPLPSVLQTNSKELNRKEIPKEGLQCVAGSSS comes from the exons ATGGCGATGCCCACCTCGTCGACGCCCCAACCACCGTACTCCTTCGGGGCACCATGGCCGGAGCTCAACGAAGGCTTGTCCTATGCTGACGCCGTTCCTTCAATCCATCCTG CTCCAACGCTGATCGGATTCTATTCCACGGAGTACAAGAGCTCGGCACCGCTGGAAGG TTGGCTTCGAAGAATCCGGAATGGCCAG ATTACCATTGACGGCCAAGTTGTTACGGATCCTGAGACTGTTCTTAG AGCGGGTTCAAAAGTAGTTTATCATCGGCTTCCTTGGAAAGAACCTCCTGCCCCTTATCTGCTTGAAGTTCTTTATGAAGATGATCACATG GTTGCTATAAATAAACCTTCTGGTCTGCAAGTTCTGCCTGGAGGAATTTTTCAGCAGAGAACTGTCCTACAGCAGCTAAGGTGGAATACATGGAAAGGAATTCCTGTTTCACGTCGTTGTGGAGAAGCGCATCCTGTACCTGTTCATCGCCTGGGACGAGGCACATCag GAATATTACTGTGTGCTAAGACAAAGCAGGCAAAAACTGGCCTTGCAAAATTGTTTGCTGTCGGTACATCTGCCATCGAGGAGAAAAG cCAGAAGCTTGATAAGGATTGGAGGATTTCAAAGTTCTATAGAGCACTTGTGACAGGGCTACTTGAAGATGATGAG GTTATAATCAAACAGCCCATTGGAGTTATGCAGTATCCTGGTGTTGCAAAAGGGCTTTATGTTGCGACTTCTTCAG GGAAGCCTGCTTTGAGCAAAGTGTCTGTTGTTGAAAGAGATGTGCAGGAAAAACGGACATTGGTTCAG GTAGAGATCCATTCGGGGCGGCCACATCAAATTCGCATTCACCTTGCTTTTATTGGGCATCCACTTTTTG GCGATCCTCTTTATGACATTGGTGGACATCCAAAATCGGTCGAGTCAGAATTGGTAGATGGTAGCTTTGCAGAAGATGG AGGGTATAATAAACCAACAAACCCTGTACCAGGAGATTGTGGCTATTTTTTGCATGCACATCGGGTTATTCTATTTCACCCATCCACGGATGAG GTTGTTGAAATAACTGCTCCACTCCCATCAGTTCTTCAAACTAATAGCAAAGAATTGAATAGAAAGGAGATACCAAAAGAGGGCCTACAGTGTGTTGCAGGCAGTAGTTCCTAA
- the LOC120274104 gene encoding E3 SUMO-protein ligase SIZ1 yields MAAVDLVSGCKDKLAYFRIKELKDVLGQLGLAKQGKKQDLVDRILAVLSDEQVSKAQLWGRRSSIGKEGVAKIIDDTYRKMQSPGATDLATRSNSGSDFNHTKPNQEVDDSYPMEKFRCLCGSSLTTESTIKCEDLRCSTWQHVGCVIIPEKPMDGVLPAPPTSFYCEICRINRADPFWVTMSHPLLPMKLSACGVAADGTSIIQTTERTFNLTRVEREMLQRSEFDLQIWCILLNDKVPFRMQWPQYTELQVNANSVRTTNRPGSQMLGINGRDDGATITTCSREGINKILLSSCDPRVFCLGIRIAKKRTKQQVLNMIPSEANGERFEEALARVCRCIGGGTTKEDADSDSDIEVVADSVTVNLRCPMSGSRIKTAGRFKPCVHMGCFDLETFIEMNQRSRKWQCPICLKNYSLENIIIDPYFNRITSLMRNCGEDVTEIDVKPDGSWRAKSEGESRVLAQWHLPDGSLCPPATAEVKPKLEVFKAIKQEGTSEGHTGLKLGIKKNRNGIWEVSKPEELSNSPGNHLVEQYDNPRQNVIAMSSSATGSYRDGEDPSVNQEGGGPFDFSPFNNGLEQNSFPVSFDAQYDVNRIPVAPSKDADVIVLSDSDEDNITLISPENGYETGPVGTNGITFSANQAGISEGMQGDLGLGTSGTSCLRLFSNGVEDFEMPPWPLQPGSQAGNGFQLFDTETDVPAALADGHSFGCTPMNGHTLASDGALGETSRIRDLPTSRSNSELNGTLVDNPLAFGNDDPSLQIFLPSGPAGVPMQADLSDHIEFPNGARSDDWISLSLAGGGGKNDIVPTNALNSRQDFAMEEDRMETLANTASLLKSVDNNLTDNVTSNHKRSENFFTHQRQQRSVKSRLYLSIDTDSD; encoded by the exons TTTCCAAAGCACAACTTTGGGGGAGGAGAAGTTCTATAGGGAAAGAAGGAGTGGCAAAGATAATTGATGATACTTATAG aAAAATGCAATCTCCTGGTGCTACTGATTTAGCAACTAGGAGCAACAGTGGCTCAGATTTTAATCACACAAAGCCTAATCAGGAAGTGGATGACTCATACCCGATGGAAAAGTTTCGGTGTCTATGTGGCAGTTCATTGACGACGGAGTCAACTATTAAG TGTGAAGATCTACGCTGCTCAACTTGGCAACATGTTGGTTGTGTCATAATTCCTGAGAAACCAATGGATGGCGTCTTGCCTGCCCCCCCAACCAGTTTTTATTGTGAAATATGCCGAATTAACAGGGCAGACCC ATTTTGGGTGACAATGTCTCATCCATTGCTTCCCATGAAGTTGTCAGCTTGTGGTGTGGCTGCAGATGG AACAAGTATAATACAAACTACGGAGAGAACATTTAATTTGACAAGAGTGGAAAGAGAGATGCTACAGAGAAGTGAATTTGATCTTCAG ATATGGTGTATTCTTCTAAATGATAAAGTTCCATTCAGAATGCAGTGGCCACAGTACACTGAACTGCAAGTCAATG CTAACTCAGTCAGAACTACCAATAGGCCTGGATCACAGATGCTAGGAATCAATGGCCGTGATGATGGTGCAACG ATCACAACATGCAGTCGTGAAGGAATTAACAAGATTCTATTATCAAGTTGCGATCCTCGTGTATTTTGTTTAGGGATCAGAATTGCTAAGAAGCGGACAAAACAGCAg GTTCTAAACATGATACCCAGTGAAGCAAATGGGGAGCGCTTTGAGGAGGCCCTTGCTCGTGTTTGCCGGTGCATCGGCGGTGGAACTACCAAAGAGGATGCAGACAGTGACAGTGACATAGAAGTTGTTGCTGATTCAGTCACAGTCAATCTTCGCTGCCCT ATGAGTGGGTCTCGAATCAAGACTGCTGGTAGATTCAAGCCTTGTGTTCACATGGGGTGTTTTGACTTGGAAACTTTCATTGAAATGAATCAGCGTTCTCGTAAA TGGCAATGTCCAATTTGCCTGAAGAACTATTCTCTAGAGAACATCATCATTGATCCATATTTCAACCGTATTACTTCATTG ATGCGAAATTGTGGTGAAGATGTGACTGAGATTGATGTGAAGCCTGATGGTTCCTGGCGTGCAAAGAGTGAGGGTGAATCAAGGGTTCTTGCTCAGTGGCATCTACCTGATGGCTCTCTTTGTCCTCCGGCGACTGCAGAAGTTAAACCTAAACTGGAGGTCTTTAAGGCAATTAAACAGGAAGGCACTTCTGAAGGTCATACAGGTTTGAAATTAGGAATCAAGAAAAACCGCAATGGAATTTGGGAGGTCAGTAAGCCTGAAGAGTTAAGCAACTCTCCTGGAAATCATCTGGTAGAACAATATGATAATCCTCGCCAGAATGTTATAGCAATGAGTAGCAGTGCCACTGGGAGCTACAGGGACGGTGAAGATCCCAGTGTTAATCAAGAGGGTGGGGGGCCTTTTGACTTTTCTCCTTTTAACAATGGGCTTGAGCAAAATTCTTTTCCTGTTAGTTTTGATGCACAGTATGATGTTAATAGAATCCCTGTTGCACCATCCAAAGATGCAGACGTCATTGTCCTTAGTGATTCTGATGAGGATAATATCACACTTATTTCTCCTGAAAATGGATATGAGACTGGTCCAGTGGGAACCAATGGCATTACCTTTTCTGCCAATCAAGCTGGAATTTCAGAAGGGATGCAAGGAGATCTCGGTCTCGGGACAAGTGGTACATCTTGTCTTCGTCTCTTTAGCAATGGAGTAGAGGATTTTGAGATGCCACCCTGGCCATTGCAACCAGGTTCTCAGGCTGGAAATGGCTTCCAGCTTTTTGACACAGAAACTGATGTACCAGCTGCTTTGGCCGATGGGCACAGTTTTGGTTGCACACCAATGAATGGCCACACTTTGGCATCAGATGGTGCATTGGGGGAAACTTCACGAATCAGGGACCTCCCAACTAGTCGTTCTAATTCAGAATTGAATGGAACACTAGTTGATAATCCTTTAGCATTCGGTAATGATGACCCTTCCTTGCAGATTTTTCTTCCTAGTGGTCCAGCTGGTGTTCCTATGCAAGCTGACCTGAGTGATCATATTGAATTCCCAAATGGGGCACGTTCTGATGATTGGATCTCTCTTAGCCttgctggtggaggtggtaaAAATGATATTGTTCCTACAAATGCATTGAATTCAAGACAAGATTTTGCTATGGAGGAGGATAGGATGGAGACATTAGCCAATACAG CGTCTTTGCTGAAGAGCGTGGACAATAACCTTACAGATAATGTTACTTCAAACCACAAAAGATCAGAAAACTTCTTCACACACCAGCGTCAGCAACGTTCTGTTAAGTCTCGCCTCTACCTATCAATAGACACTGATTCAGATTAA